A genomic window from Diospyros lotus cultivar Yz01 chromosome 2, ASM1463336v1, whole genome shotgun sequence includes:
- the LOC127795232 gene encoding berberine bridge enzyme-like 18, whose product MQLKMMTPMATLLPLLFLLFSISSAASSPHAHDDFIHCLSLHSSNSNSISKLVYTPHNQSYESVLESSVRNLRFTLPKTPKPVVIVTPLHESEIQAAIHCSKQTGLPIRVRSGGHDYEGLSYVSHESPYAVIDLQNFDSVDVDVENRTAWVQVGTTLGRLYYRIAEKSKTLAFPAGVCPTVGVGGHFSGGGYGMISRKHGLAIDNIIDARLIDVNGRILDRKAMGEDLFWAIRGGGGASFGVILSWKINLVPVPKNVTVFTVNRSSEQNATQLIDRWQNIADKVDDDLLIRLYISGTNSSQDGKKSIQASFVSMYLGGIEKLLPLMQESFPELGLAREDCTEMSWIESILYFAGYSGESLEILLNRTSSLAYFKGKSDYLTEPISEKGLNVIYKMINEGNLETSEVLFSPYGGRISEVSESDTPFPHRSGTLCNIHYAAVWEQEGAEAFNRHMKWMRKLYKEMAPYVSKSPRAAYLNYRDLDLGVNGKGNYTSYAQASIWGIRYFSNNFRRLAQVKTKVDPSNFFRNEQSIPVLA is encoded by the coding sequence ATGCAACTCAAGATGATGACTCCAATGGCTACATTGCTTCCACTTCTCTTCCTCCTATTCTCAATTTCATCAGCAGCTTCTTCACCTCATGCTCATGACGATTTCATTCACTGTCTTTCCCTTCATTCCTCAAACTCCAACTCAATCTCCAAGCTAGTTTACACTCCACACAATCAATCCTATGAGTCTGTATTGGAATCTTCGGTAAGGAACCTCCGATTCACTTTACCCAAAACCCCGAAACCTGTAGTGATTGTTACACCATTGCACGAATCCGAAATCCAGGCAGCCATTCACTGCTCTAAACAAACTGGCTTGCCAATTAGGGTTCGAAGTGGGGGGCATGACTATGAAGGTCTCTCCTATGTTTCCCATGAATCTCCATACGCGGTCATTGATCTACAAAACTTCGATTCTGTCGATGTGGATGTTGAAAACAGAACTGCATGGGTTCAAGTCGGCACAACTCTTGGCCGGCTTTATTACCGAATCGCCGAGAAAAGCAAAACTCTTGCCTTCCCTGCCGGAGTTTGCCCCACAGTTGGAGTGGGAGGACACTTCAGCGGGGGAGGCTATGGCATGATCTCGCGTAAACACGGCCTGGCTATCGATAACATCATCGATGCTCGATTGATCGATGTTAATGGCCGAATTCTCGACAGAAAAGCCATGGGAGAAGACCTTTTCTGGGCCATTAGAGGAGGTGGAGGTGCTAGCTTCGGTGTCATTCTTTCCTGGAAAATAAACCTAGTTCCTGTTCCAAAAAACGTCACTGTTTTTACCGTAAACCGAAGCTCAGAACAGAATGCAACCCAACTCATAGACAGGTGGCAAAACATCGCAGACAAGGTTGACGATGATCTTTTAATCAGACTCTACATAAGCGGCACGAATTCCAGTCAAGATGGAAAGAAATCAATCCAGGCATCGTTCGTTTCCATGTACCTTGGCGGAATCGAAAAGCTCCTGCCATTGATGCAAGAAAGCTTCCCCGAGCTGGGTTTAGCGAGAGAAGACTGCACCGAAATGAGCTGGATCGAGTCGATACTCTATTTCGCAGGATACAGCGGGGAATCCCTCGAAATTTTGTTGAACAGGACATCCTCACTGGCCTATTTCAAAGGAAAATCGGACTATCTCACAGAACCCATTTCTGAAAAAGGCTTGAACGTGATATACAAAATGATTAATGAAGGAAACTTGGAAACATCCGAAGTTTTATTCAGCCCATATGGTGGAAGAATAAGTGAGGTTTCGGAATCCGATACACCGTTTCCTCACAGATCTGGCACTTTATGCAACATCCACTACGCTGCGGTCTGGGAACAAGAAGGAGCAGAAGCGTTTAACAGGCATATGAAATGGATGAGAAAGCTTTACAAGGAGATGGCTCCTTATGTTTCCAAATCCCCGAGAGCTGCATATCTGAATTACAGAGATCTTGACTTGGGAGTGAACGGCAAAGGCAATTATACTAGCTACGCACAAGCCAGCATTTGGGGCATTAGGTATTTCAGTAACAACTTTAGAAGATTGGCTCAGGTGAAGACGAAGGTTGATCCCAGTAACTTCTTCAGGAATGAACAAAGCATTCCAGTCTTAGCATGA